In one Carassius carassius chromosome 12, fCarCar2.1, whole genome shotgun sequence genomic region, the following are encoded:
- the chst2a gene encoding carbohydrate sulfotransferase 2a: MKNKPYPLKFTPPWEKNAGFGRKHKSCTRSHNKIIANPGIVMKVLRRKKIIIFLAYFLLVALTMLNLANYKWTKEPQQCNQPMQGVNFQSRSDIRYLYKAPQVKKRQLVYVLTTWRSGSSFFGELFNQNPDVFFLYEPMWHIWQKLYPGDAVSLQGAARDMLSSLYRCDFSVFQLYNSPGGKNITSLGLFGAGINKVICSYPFCTSYRKDMVGMVDEKVCRKCPPQSLQMLEEECLKYNTIVIKGVRILDVNVLAPLMEDPSLNLKVIHLVRDPRAVANSRIKSRHGLIRENLQVVRSRDPKLRRVPFVDPNHKTNKKDGSDYHSIGAMEVICEQMSRTLKTALQPPKWFKGKYMTVRYEDLVENPIKTLRNVYRFVNLSANHDMEIFAMNMTTGPNASTKPFIVSSRNATQAASAWRTVLNYQQIRQVEEYCQHAMSLLGYLRVRTAGEAKDLSRPLLTVPKI, from the coding sequence atgaaaaacaaacccTACCCTCTAAAATTCACACCACCATGGGAGAAGAATGCTGGCTTTGGAAGGAAACACAAGTCTTGCACGAGAAGCCACAACAAAATAATCGCCAACCCTGGAATTGTGATGAAAGTGCTACGGCGGAAGAAGATCATCATCTTTCTGGCCTATTTTCTGTTGGTGGCTTTGACCATGCTGAACCTGGCTAATTACAAATGGACCAAAGAGCCACAGCAGTGCAACCAGCCGATGCAGGGAGTGAACTTCCAAAGCAGATCAGACATCCGTTACCTTTACAAAGCCCCGCAGGTCAAGAAAAGGCAGCTGGTGTATGTGTTGACCACTTGGAGGTCCGGCTCGTCTTTTTTCGGGGAGCTCTTCAACCAAAACCCTGATGTGTTTTTCTTGTATGAGCCCATGTGGCATATTTGGCAGAAGCTGTACCCGGGGGACGCTGTGTCCCTCCAAGGAGCGGCCAGGGACATGCTGAGCTCTCTTTACAGGTGCGACTTCTCAGTTTTTCAGCTGTACAACAGTCCTGGCGGGAAGAACATAACCTCTCTCGGACTGTTTGGGGCCGGCATCAATAAGGTCATCTGCTCCTACCCCTTCTGTACGTCCTACAGGAAGGATATGGTGGGAATGGTGGACGAAAAGGTTTGTAGAAAGTGCCCTCCACAGAGTCTTCAGATGTTGGAGGAAGAGTGTTTAAAGTACAACACGATCGTGATCAAAGGAGTTCGCATTTTGGATGTCAACGTTCTGGCCCCCCTGATGGAGGACCCTTCTTTGAATCTGAAAGTAATCCATTTGGTGCGAGACCCCAGAGCGGTGGCCAACTCCAGGATTAAATCCCGGCACGGACTCATACGGGAGAATTTGCAAGTTGTACGCAGCAGAGACCCCAAACTTCGTCGTGTGCCATTTGTGGACCCCAACCACAAAACGAACAAAAAAGACGGTTCAGATTACCACTCCATTGGAGCCATGGAGGTGATCTGCGAACAGATGTCTAGAACTCTGAAAACAGCTCTTCAACCTCCCAAATGGTTCAAAGGCAAATACATGACGGTCCGTTACGAGGACTTGGTGGAGAACCCCATTAAAACTCTTCGGAATGTTTATCGCTTTGTTAATCTTTCAGCCAATCATGACATGGAAATTTTTGCTATGAATATGACAACAGGACCGAATGCCTCCACCAAACCATTCATCGTGTCGTCCAGGAATGCCACGCAAGCAGCCAGTGCCTGGAGAACCGTGTTGAACTACCAGCAGATCAGACAGGTGGAGGAATATTGTCAGCATGCGATGTCTCTGCTGGGATACCTGCGCGTTCGCACGGCAGGGGAGGCTAAAGATTTAAGCAGACCATTATTGACAGTGCCCAAAATATGA